The proteins below come from a single Zhouia spongiae genomic window:
- a CDS encoding enoyl-ACP reductase FabI, whose amino-acid sequence MSYNLLKGKRGIIFGALDENSIAWKTAERAHEEGAQIVLTNAPIAMRMGKINELAEKTGSEIIPADATSEEDLKNLIEKSMEVLGGKLDFVLHSIGMSVNVRKGKHYTDQNYGFTEKGWDVSALSFHKVCQTLYKADAMTEWGSVVALTYMAAQRTFPDYNDMADNKAYLESIARSFGYFFGKDKKVRVNTISQSPTPTTAGKGVKGFDGFIAYADMMSPLGNATAAECADYTITLFSDLTKKVTMQNLFHDGGFSNTGVSNEVMEKFTK is encoded by the coding sequence ATGTCTTATAATTTATTAAAAGGAAAAAGAGGAATTATTTTTGGAGCTTTGGATGAAAATTCAATAGCCTGGAAAACAGCAGAAAGAGCTCACGAGGAAGGGGCGCAAATTGTTTTGACCAACGCACCAATAGCCATGAGAATGGGGAAAATCAATGAACTGGCTGAAAAAACGGGTTCAGAAATTATTCCTGCTGATGCAACCAGTGAAGAAGATCTTAAAAATCTTATAGAGAAATCTATGGAGGTTTTAGGAGGGAAACTTGATTTTGTATTGCATTCTATTGGGATGTCTGTAAATGTTAGAAAAGGGAAACATTATACAGATCAAAATTATGGTTTTACAGAAAAAGGATGGGATGTTTCTGCACTTTCATTTCACAAGGTATGCCAGACTTTGTATAAGGCCGATGCCATGACTGAATGGGGAAGTGTTGTTGCGTTGACTTATATGGCTGCACAGCGTACATTCCCCGATTATAACGATATGGCAGACAATAAGGCTTATCTTGAATCTATAGCACGCAGTTTCGGGTATTTCTTTGGAAAAGATAAAAAAGTAAGAGTGAATACCATATCTCAATCGCCTACACCGACGACTGCCGGGAAAGGAGTAAAGGGTTTTGACGGATTTATAGCTTACGCCGATATGATGTCTCCTTTGGGAAATGCAACTGCAGCCGAATGTGCTGATTATACCATTACATTGTTCTCGGACCTGACAAAAAAAGTAACCATGCAAAACCTTTTTCACGATGGAGGTTTCTCTAACACCGGTGTCAGCAATGAGGTAATGGAAAAATTTACGAAATAA
- the recN gene encoding DNA repair protein RecN, translating into MLRNLSIKNYALIDTLQVDFENGLNIITGETGAGKSILLGGLSLVLGNRADLSSIKEKEKKCVIEATFNISEYSLQSFFEAEDLDYETTTIIRREILPSGKSRAFINDTPVTLTVLSSLGARLVDIHSQHQTLQLTDNSYQFKIIDAVAGNDEILKSYKKILSSYYKAKKELQKLIDFQQEANKEHDYNTFLLNELKEADLKAGMLEELETTYEKLNNVEEIGEKLVYAAQLLNEEQIGLISNMAELKTTLGKLTPYGKQYELLYNRINSVLIEVDDAAGEIENLRESLDVDPKTLEQVSSRLQQIYALQKKHNVLDIQELLEIQNNLGLRVAKTENLETEIKEAQLKVLDIEKELDVLADNIHKKRKKVIPDLTGYLENVLQTLGMQNAQFEINVNGINSYLANGKDDLQFLFSANKGTSFEELKKVASGGELSRIMLTIKSLLARHTKLPTIMFDEIDTGVSGEVSNKMGDIMKQMSENMQVFTITHLPQVAAKGDVHYKVYKIDDEDKTSTNLVRLNKEERLREIAEMLGGKDISTSALEHAKQLLN; encoded by the coding sequence TTGTTACGAAATCTTTCTATAAAAAATTATGCCCTGATCGATACCTTACAGGTGGATTTTGAAAATGGACTAAACATCATTACCGGTGAAACCGGGGCCGGTAAATCGATTCTTTTGGGTGGACTTTCACTGGTGCTGGGCAACAGGGCTGATCTAAGCAGTATCAAGGAAAAAGAAAAGAAGTGTGTAATAGAAGCCACGTTTAACATTTCTGAATACAGCCTCCAATCGTTTTTTGAAGCGGAGGATCTCGATTATGAAACAACTACGATCATACGAAGAGAAATTTTACCTAGTGGTAAATCGAGGGCCTTTATTAATGACACTCCGGTAACATTAACGGTTTTATCATCGTTGGGCGCAAGATTGGTTGATATTCATTCACAACATCAAACATTACAGCTTACCGACAATTCATATCAGTTTAAGATTATAGATGCCGTTGCTGGAAACGATGAGATACTTAAAAGCTATAAGAAAATATTATCTTCTTACTATAAGGCTAAGAAGGAACTTCAGAAATTGATAGATTTTCAACAGGAGGCAAATAAAGAACATGATTACAACACTTTTTTATTAAACGAACTTAAGGAGGCAGATCTAAAGGCAGGAATGCTGGAGGAACTTGAAACGACTTACGAAAAACTTAATAATGTAGAAGAAATAGGAGAGAAGTTAGTTTATGCGGCTCAACTTTTAAATGAAGAGCAGATCGGTCTCATCAGTAATATGGCTGAGTTGAAAACTACACTGGGTAAATTAACTCCTTATGGAAAGCAGTACGAATTACTATACAATAGAATAAATTCAGTTTTAATCGAGGTTGATGATGCTGCCGGAGAAATTGAAAACCTTCGGGAGTCTTTGGATGTGGACCCGAAAACGCTGGAGCAGGTCAGCTCCAGGCTTCAACAGATTTATGCTCTTCAGAAAAAACATAATGTCCTTGACATACAAGAACTTCTTGAGATTCAAAATAATCTTGGATTAAGAGTTGCTAAAACAGAAAATTTGGAAACTGAGATTAAAGAAGCTCAGCTTAAGGTGCTCGATATTGAAAAGGAATTGGATGTATTAGCAGACAATATTCATAAAAAAAGGAAAAAGGTTATACCTGATCTTACAGGATATCTGGAAAATGTTTTACAGACATTAGGAATGCAAAATGCACAATTTGAGATAAACGTTAACGGTATTAACTCTTATCTGGCAAATGGTAAGGATGATCTTCAGTTTCTTTTTTCTGCCAACAAGGGGACGAGTTTCGAAGAGTTGAAGAAAGTGGCTTCCGGAGGTGAGCTGTCGCGAATTATGCTTACCATAAAATCATTGCTGGCCAGGCATACAAAACTTCCAACCATCATGTTTGATGAGATTGATACCGGTGTGTCCGGAGAAGTCTCCAACAAAATGGGTGATATCATGAAGCAAATGAGTGAGAATATGCAGGTTTTTACCATTACTCATTTACCTCAGGTAGCGGCTAAAGGAGATGTTCATTATAAAGTGTATAAAATTGATGATGAAGATAAAACAAGTACAAACCTTGTTAGATTAAATAAAGAAGAACGCCTTAGGGAAATAGCGGAAATGTTAGGAGGTAAGGATATTAGTACTTCTGCTTTGGAACATGCGAAACAATTATTGAATTAA
- a CDS encoding DUF4835 family protein produces MIRKVIFICFTIIASVARSQELNCSVTVNSELINQTNQQVFKTLEKSLNDFVNKTKWTNRNFKENERINCSMLILVSSFEDNNFQANIQVQSNRPVYNTNYESPVLNFQDKSFTFKYLEFEPLYFNRNVFDSNLTAVITYYVYVILGIDADTFQLNGGTPYYNQAQDIVNLAQGTGYTGWQQDSPNARTRWTLIDNLTSGTYENYRKALYQYHRQGLDRMLANEREAKSSVENSISSLEQLNKLRSNSLMLQLFFDAKSDEIADVFSGGVKTDIAGLVNRLNNLAPTYSKSWKNIKF; encoded by the coding sequence ATGATTAGAAAAGTAATATTTATTTGTTTTACGATTATTGCTTCTGTTGCCCGGTCGCAAGAACTCAATTGTTCCGTTACTGTTAACTCGGAATTAATTAACCAGACTAATCAACAAGTATTTAAAACCCTTGAGAAATCACTGAACGATTTTGTAAACAAGACTAAATGGACTAACAGGAATTTTAAGGAAAATGAACGGATAAATTGTAGCATGCTCATTCTCGTGTCTTCCTTTGAGGACAACAATTTCCAGGCCAACATTCAGGTGCAGTCAAACCGTCCCGTTTACAATACCAATTATGAAAGTCCTGTGTTGAATTTTCAGGACAAATCCTTTACGTTTAAATACCTGGAGTTTGAACCTTTGTACTTTAACAGGAATGTTTTTGATTCAAATTTAACGGCCGTCATCACGTATTACGTATATGTAATCTTAGGTATAGATGCTGATACGTTTCAGTTAAATGGAGGGACTCCATATTATAATCAGGCGCAGGATATTGTTAATTTGGCTCAGGGAACAGGTTATACCGGATGGCAGCAAGATAGCCCGAATGCAAGGACGAGATGGACCCTTATTGATAACCTGACTTCCGGAACGTATGAGAATTACAGAAAGGCACTTTATCAATACCACAGGCAAGGACTCGATAGAATGTTAGCGAATGAAAGAGAAGCTAAATCTTCGGTAGAAAATAGTATTTCCTCCTTAGAACAGTTAAATAAATTACGATCCAACTCTTTAATGTTGCAGTTGTTTTTTGATGCCAAATCAGATGAAATTGCCGATGTTTTCTCCGGAGGAGTAAAAACAGATATAGCAGGATTGGTAAACAGGTTGAACAATTTGGCACCTACCTATTCTAAAAGTTGGAAAAACATTAAATTTTAA
- the coaBC gene encoding bifunctional phosphopantothenoylcysteine decarboxylase/phosphopantothenate--cysteine ligase CoaBC — MTVLGGKNILLGITGGIAAYKTATLIRLFIKAGASVKVVMTESAKDFVTPLTLSTLSKNHVYSSFTDEEDKNAVWNNHVELGLWADYMLIAPATANTLSKMASGNSDNFLLATYLSAKCPVYFAPAMDLDMYKHASTKQSLAALQSFGNIMIPAGHGELASGLVGEGRMAEPEDIISFMENDILSKLPLKGKKVLITAGPTYEAIDPVRFIGNHSTGKMGFELAETAAAMGAQVYLVSGPSALNTNNSLIYLDRVVSAEEMYTAAHKYYEEADIAILSAAVSDYRPKTTAAEKIKKKNTSLEISLEPTKDILASFGAIKKHQFLVGFALETENELENAKKKLSRKNLDAIVLNSLRDEGAGFGKPTNKVTFIDKEMNIKPFDLKPKSEVASDIFNEIINRIND, encoded by the coding sequence ATGACGGTGCTTGGCGGTAAAAACATCCTTTTAGGTATTACCGGAGGTATTGCCGCATACAAAACAGCAACCTTGATCCGGTTATTTATAAAAGCCGGTGCGAGCGTTAAAGTGGTTATGACAGAAAGTGCAAAAGACTTCGTAACCCCTTTAACGCTTTCTACATTATCTAAAAACCACGTGTATTCTTCGTTCACCGATGAGGAAGATAAAAATGCGGTGTGGAACAACCATGTCGAACTCGGTTTGTGGGCCGATTATATGCTTATAGCGCCTGCTACTGCCAATACACTTTCTAAAATGGCTTCAGGTAATAGTGACAATTTCCTGCTGGCAACATACCTCTCAGCAAAATGTCCTGTTTATTTTGCACCCGCCATGGATCTGGATATGTATAAGCATGCTAGTACAAAGCAATCTCTAGCCGCATTACAGTCTTTCGGTAATATAATGATCCCGGCAGGCCATGGAGAGCTGGCAAGCGGATTGGTAGGCGAAGGCCGAATGGCTGAACCTGAAGATATAATATCTTTCATGGAGAATGATATTCTTTCTAAATTGCCATTAAAGGGAAAAAAAGTACTGATCACTGCCGGTCCGACATATGAGGCTATAGATCCGGTACGTTTTATAGGGAATCATTCTACTGGTAAAATGGGATTTGAACTTGCCGAAACAGCCGCTGCTATGGGGGCCCAGGTCTACCTGGTCTCAGGTCCGTCTGCGCTCAACACTAATAACAGCCTTATTTATTTAGACAGAGTTGTTTCTGCTGAAGAAATGTATACTGCGGCTCATAAGTATTATGAAGAGGCAGATATAGCTATTCTTTCTGCGGCAGTATCCGATTATCGTCCTAAAACGACAGCCGCTGAGAAGATCAAGAAAAAAAATACCTCCCTGGAAATATCATTAGAACCGACAAAAGATATATTAGCATCGTTTGGAGCAATTAAAAAACACCAGTTTTTAGTAGGGTTTGCTTTAGAAACTGAGAATGAATTAGAAAATGCCAAAAAGAAACTCTCCAGGAAAAACTTAGACGCAATTGTCCTTAATTCTTTAAGGGATGAAGGAGCAGGTTTTGGAAAACCGACAAATAAAGTTACTTTTATAGACAAGGAAATGAACATTAAACCGTTTGATCTTAAGCCTAAAAGTGAAGTTGCTTCAGATATATTTAACGAAATCATTAATCGTATCAATGATTAG
- a CDS encoding DNA-directed RNA polymerase subunit omega, translating to MSDLRNSNAPVSTVTFNKEEVDKPTDNIYEAISIISKRAGQINAELKKELIEKLEEFATYTDSLEEIFENKEQIEVSKFYEKLPKPHAIAVQEWLEDKIYFRNTEKEQ from the coding sequence ATGAGCGATTTAAGAAATTCTAATGCACCTGTTTCTACGGTAACTTTCAACAAGGAAGAAGTTGATAAACCAACAGATAATATCTATGAAGCGATTTCTATCATTTCAAAAAGAGCAGGACAAATAAATGCTGAGCTAAAAAAGGAGCTTATAGAAAAACTTGAAGAGTTTGCTACGTATACGGATAGCTTGGAAGAAATTTTTGAAAACAAAGAACAGATAGAAGTGTCTAAGTTTTATGAAAAATTACCCAAGCCTCATGCGATAGCTGTTCAGGAGTGGTTAGAAGACAAGATTTACTTCAGAAATACTGAAAAAGAACAGTAG
- a CDS encoding outer membrane protein assembly factor BamD, translating into MIKNSHIYTLLLTVSLFLTSCSEYQKTLKNTDVKAKYDLAEKLYEAGDYKRALRLFEQIAPSYVGKPQGERILYFFADSYYKTEDYYLAAYQFERFSKSYPRSDKSEEAAFLSARSKFMLSPKYSVDQTETTEAIDRLQIFINNYPNSAYMEEANEMVKTLRNKLDKKSFEVAKQYNTLSDYKASIKAFELFLSDSPGSVYREDALFYKMTAEYNLAVNSIPARMEERLITAKSTYETLIKYFPEGKYQKDADKMLDVINNELQKFSK; encoded by the coding sequence ATGATTAAAAACAGTCACATTTATACCCTGTTATTAACCGTTTCACTTTTTCTTACATCTTGTAGTGAATATCAGAAAACACTAAAAAATACAGATGTAAAAGCGAAATACGATTTAGCAGAGAAATTGTATGAAGCAGGAGATTATAAAAGAGCTCTTCGCTTATTCGAGCAAATTGCTCCCAGTTATGTAGGGAAGCCCCAAGGAGAACGTATACTGTACTTCTTCGCAGATTCTTATTATAAGACAGAAGATTATTACCTCGCGGCATATCAGTTTGAAAGGTTTTCGAAATCGTATCCACGTAGTGATAAATCGGAAGAAGCAGCTTTTTTGAGCGCAAGGAGCAAGTTTATGCTGTCTCCGAAGTATAGCGTAGACCAGACAGAAACAACGGAAGCTATTGACAGACTTCAGATATTTATCAATAACTATCCGAACTCTGCCTATATGGAGGAAGCTAACGAAATGGTGAAAACGCTAAGGAATAAACTTGATAAAAAGTCCTTTGAGGTAGCGAAACAGTATAATACGTTAAGTGACTACAAAGCTTCGATAAAAGCATTTGAACTGTTTTTATCTGATTCGCCGGGATCGGTGTACAGGGAAGATGCCTTGTTTTATAAAATGACAGCAGAATACAATTTGGCTGTAAACAGTATACCTGCCCGGATGGAAGAACGTTTGATTACGGCCAAATCAACATACGAGACATTGATAAAGTATTTTCCGGAAGGGAAATATCAGAAAGATGCTGACAAAATGTTGGACGTTATAAATAATGAATTACAAAAGTTTAGTAAATAA
- the dapA gene encoding 4-hydroxy-tetrahydrodipicolinate synthase, with translation MSRFTGTGVALVTPFRSDLSVDVDALGNIVNHVIDGGVEYLVVLGTTAESATLTKEEKELVKQTIVKANENRLPLVLGVGGNNTMEVVQELKETDLKDYAAVLSVSPYYNKPTQEGIYQHFKAVSEASPVPVILYNVPGRTASNILPETVIRLANDFENIVAVKEAAGDVVQAMRLIKDKPEDFQVISGDDMITLPMTLAGGSGVISVIGQGLPGPFSDMVRFALRGNVSEANKLHFQLMDVMDHIFEEGNPAGIKALLQEAGLCDDVVRLPLVKAGKALKEKIKRAIA, from the coding sequence ATGTCTAGATTTACAGGTACCGGAGTTGCTTTGGTGACTCCTTTTAGGTCTGATTTAAGTGTTGATGTTGACGCGTTAGGCAACATAGTAAATCACGTTATTGACGGTGGGGTGGAGTATTTGGTTGTTTTGGGTACAACTGCCGAAAGTGCCACATTGACAAAAGAAGAGAAAGAACTGGTTAAACAAACTATAGTGAAGGCGAATGAAAATCGTTTGCCGTTGGTTTTGGGTGTTGGGGGAAATAACACCATGGAAGTTGTACAAGAACTAAAAGAAACGGATCTCAAGGACTATGCTGCTGTTTTATCTGTTTCTCCATATTATAACAAACCTACACAAGAAGGAATTTACCAACATTTTAAAGCGGTTTCGGAAGCTTCGCCGGTACCGGTCATTCTATATAATGTGCCGGGCAGAACGGCTTCTAATATTTTACCCGAAACGGTCATAAGACTGGCAAACGATTTCGAGAATATTGTAGCTGTTAAGGAGGCTGCCGGTGATGTTGTTCAGGCGATGCGCCTGATAAAGGATAAACCGGAAGATTTTCAGGTGATTTCAGGAGATGATATGATTACTTTGCCAATGACCCTGGCAGGCGGAAGTGGTGTTATATCAGTCATAGGTCAGGGTCTTCCAGGGCCATTTTCTGATATGGTGCGTTTTGCATTGAGAGGAAATGTAAGCGAGGCTAATAAATTGCATTTTCAGTTAATGGATGTTATGGATCATATTTTTGAAGAAGGAAACCCTGCCGGAATAAAGGCTCTTTTACAAGAAGCGGGCCTCTGTGATGATGTTGTGAGGTTGCCATTGGTAAAGGCAGGTAAAGCGCTTAAAGAAAAAATTAAAAGGGCTATAGCTTGA
- a CDS encoding DUF6913 domain-containing protein — translation MVLNKFKEKSIFKIIKKRLGELAVNVDDKDNKISSMLIIIDFNKTKNFEVFEKLMKKLSVRTESYRIVGFLNKVEKDEQYPFPVYNEKTIKRNGTVKSPELDDVMKRKYDLVISYYEAPKLPLLFMTSMVDAGFRIGIGNKNTSYNNLVIDSGIEDYSSFEKELIKYLSILNKI, via the coding sequence ATGGTTTTAAATAAATTCAAAGAAAAATCGATTTTTAAGATTATTAAAAAGCGATTAGGTGAATTGGCGGTTAATGTAGATGACAAAGATAATAAGATATCATCAATGTTGATAATCATTGATTTTAATAAAACTAAAAATTTTGAGGTTTTTGAAAAATTGATGAAAAAGCTTAGTGTTCGGACAGAATCTTACAGAATAGTAGGGTTTTTGAATAAGGTTGAAAAAGATGAGCAGTACCCGTTTCCGGTTTATAATGAGAAAACGATCAAACGTAACGGCACAGTAAAAAGTCCGGAACTTGATGATGTTATGAAGAGAAAGTACGATTTAGTGATAAGCTATTACGAGGCACCTAAATTACCCTTACTGTTTATGACATCTATGGTTGATGCAGGTTTTAGAATAGGTATAGGGAATAAGAATACTTCATACAACAACCTTGTGATTGATTCAGGCATTGAAGATTACAGCAGTTTTGAAAAAGAGTTAATTAAGTATTTATCTATTTTAAACAAGATATAG
- a CDS encoding 5'-nucleotidase C-terminal domain-containing protein: MKLNIKHFVIFITVLFVSCKQPDNTITTINGKRLLISDTIEAVDSIDKFIAPYKEHINDVLDKPIAYNPKTISKYDKGYNTAIGNLMADIVLEQSNPVFNKRTGKNIDFVLLNHGGIRAIISEGNVTTRTAYEIMPFENKVVVIELTSAKVKELVEYLQKSKKAHPVSGIELVLNNDYSVKKFLINGKLPEEHKTYNVATSDYLASGGDNMNFFKEPVNNTPLDYLIRNEIIDYFKKIDTIKTTADNRFIKL; this comes from the coding sequence ATGAAATTAAATATAAAACATTTTGTTATATTTATAACAGTATTGTTTGTCTCGTGCAAACAACCCGATAATACGATTACCACCATAAACGGCAAAAGATTATTGATCAGTGATACTATTGAAGCTGTTGACAGTATCGATAAGTTTATAGCGCCTTACAAGGAGCACATCAATGATGTTCTGGACAAACCTATTGCGTATAATCCGAAAACAATAAGTAAATACGATAAAGGATACAACACGGCTATAGGAAATTTAATGGCTGATATCGTTTTAGAACAAAGCAACCCGGTATTCAACAAAAGGACAGGAAAGAACATCGATTTTGTTTTATTGAATCACGGCGGGATCAGGGCTATTATCTCAGAAGGCAACGTCACCACCAGAACCGCATATGAAATTATGCCTTTTGAAAACAAAGTTGTCGTTATTGAATTAACTTCTGCAAAGGTCAAAGAATTGGTGGAATACCTTCAAAAATCGAAAAAAGCACATCCTGTTAGCGGTATTGAACTGGTATTGAACAATGATTATTCGGTTAAAAAATTCCTTATTAACGGCAAACTACCCGAAGAACATAAAACCTATAATGTAGCAACATCCGACTATTTAGCTTCCGGAGGAGATAACATGAACTTCTTTAAAGAACCTGTAAATAATACCCCTTTGGATTATTTAATCAGGAATGAAATAATTGACTATTTTAAAAAGATCGATACCATAAAGACAACTGCAGACAACAGGTTTATAAAACTTTAA
- a CDS encoding bifunctional metallophosphatase/5'-nucleotidase, producing the protein MKRRDFIHNTLAGSAFVGLGGLGFTSCSNNSKKHITILHTNDVHSHIDPFPEDHGKNPNQGGVARRAALIETVRRENPNTLLFDAGDIFQGTPYFNFYGGELEFKLMSMLRYDAATIGNHDFDNGIDGLYAQLPNAKFDLLSANYDFKNTVMDTHVKPYKVFVRDGVKIGVFGLGIALSGLVDKRMYKETVYLNPIEIAQDISNTLKNEENCEIVICLSHLGFDYDHKQKPSDVLLAKNTENIDLIIGGHTHTFMEKPEIIINRKGKKVLINQVGCYGIYVGRIDFYLDNQDITSDGITISV; encoded by the coding sequence ATGAAAAGAAGGGATTTTATACACAATACATTAGCCGGTTCTGCATTTGTAGGACTTGGAGGACTTGGTTTTACATCTTGCAGCAACAATTCAAAAAAACACATCACCATATTACATACCAATGATGTTCATAGCCATATTGACCCTTTTCCTGAAGATCATGGCAAAAACCCCAATCAGGGTGGTGTGGCCCGACGTGCAGCCTTAATAGAAACTGTCAGAAGAGAAAACCCCAACACGCTTCTTTTTGATGCAGGTGATATTTTTCAGGGCACGCCCTACTTTAACTTTTATGGAGGCGAGCTTGAATTCAAATTAATGAGTATGCTCAGATATGATGCCGCTACGATTGGAAATCACGATTTTGACAATGGAATAGACGGGCTCTATGCTCAGTTGCCCAATGCAAAATTTGATCTTTTGTCTGCCAACTACGATTTCAAAAATACCGTTATGGACACCCACGTAAAGCCTTATAAGGTTTTTGTACGTGACGGAGTTAAGATTGGTGTTTTTGGTTTAGGGATAGCGTTGAGCGGGCTGGTAGACAAACGCATGTACAAAGAAACCGTATACCTTAACCCTATTGAAATAGCCCAGGATATTAGCAATACCTTAAAAAATGAAGAAAATTGTGAAATTGTCATTTGCCTATCCCATTTAGGTTTTGATTATGACCACAAGCAAAAACCGTCGGATGTTTTATTAGCCAAAAACACAGAAAACATCGACTTAATTATAGGCGGACACACCCATACCTTTATGGAAAAACCGGAAATAATAATTAACAGGAAAGGGAAAAAAGTATTAATTAACCAGGTTGGGTGCTACGGAATTTACGTGGGAAGGATCGACTTTTATCTGGATAATCAGGATATCACCTCAGACGGTATCACGATTTCAGTTTAA